Part of the Bacillus sp. BGMRC 2118 genome is shown below.
ACTTACAGCAACAGCTAAGTCTATTGCCGGCTCATCTAATTTAACGCCTCCTGCAACCTTTAAATAGGCATCTTGATTTTGCAACAATAAACCTACTCGCTTCTCCAGTACTGCCATTAATAAAGAAACACGACTCACATCTAGCCCGGTCGCCATACGCCTTGGATTTCCAAAGCTTGTAGGAGATACTAAGGCTTGGATTTCCACAAGTACCGGCCTGGTTCCCTCCATGGATGCGACAACAGTAGAACCTGATGCACCTTTTGAACGTTCCTCTAAAAAGATCTCAGATGGATTTTGAACTTCTTCTAACCCTTCCTCTTTCATTTCAAAAATTCCCATCTCATTCGTGGAACCAAAACGATTTTTGACTGCTCTAAGAATTCGGTAAGAGTGATGACGCTCTCCTTCAAAATATAGAACACTATCTACCATATGCTCTAATAAACGTGGTCCAGCAATATTTCCTTCCTTCGTTACGTGACCCACGATAAATATTGCAATCCCTTTTGACTTCGCAAGTCTCATCAGCTCAGCTGTGCATTCACGCACTTGTGATACACTTCCTGGTGCAGACTGTACTTCTGGATGATAAATAGTTTGAATGGAATCAATAACAACAAATGACGGGGAAAGCTCTTCAATAGCTTTTGTTATAAACTCAAGGTCCGTTTCTGCTAATACATATAATGCGTCAGAGGATACACGGAGGCGGTCTGCACGTAACTTTGTCTGCTTTACCGATTCTTCCCCTGATATATATAGCACACCTTGGTCTTTTGAGGACAAATATGAGGATATTTGAAGAAGTAATGTTGACTTACCTATTCCAGGATCTCCTCCGATAAGTACTAATGATCCTCGTACAATTCCTCCACCCAATACCCGATTAAATTCATTATTATCTGTTTTTATTCTAGGTTCTTGTATGGTCTCAACTTCTTTAAGCTTTACAGGTTTTGCATTTCCTTCGTTCATAGAGGCAGTAAACGTCAGCTTCCGAGAAGACTTGCTAGGTTCTAACTCCTCTGTTAATGTATTCCATGCTCCACAGCCAGGACATTTCCCCATCCATTTCGGTGATTCGTAACCACATGCTTGACATGTGAATTTTGTTTTTCGTTTAACCATAACAATCCTAATCTCCTAACCATTGTATTCATAGAAACATGATAACATAATCTTTCTTTTTGTAATTTTACAGTTTGACATCAGTTTTCATTTGAAAAAAGAGGGCAAAATGCCCTCTTCCTGTTACACTATTGTTTTTTCAACAGTACGTACAACAAACTCATTATCCTCAACAGCTAACTCCACACGTTGACCCTTTTCAATTGAACCTTTTAGAAGTTCTTCTGATAATCGGTCTTCTACATTTTTTTGGATAGATCTTCGTAATGGACGTGCACCATATTCTAAATCTGTTCCTTCTTCAGCAAGTTTATCAATTGCACTATCTGTCACAACAAGATCAATTTGCTGCTCAGTTAGACGCTTTTGTAATTGCTGAACCATAAGCGTTACGATTTCCTTTAAGTGTTTCTTCTCTAATGAGTGGAACACAATCATTTCATCAATACGGTTTAAGAATTCTGGACGGAACGCCTTTTTCAGCTCTTCCATCACTTTCCCTTTCATATCCTTATAATCTTGGTTTTCATCTTGAATATTGAAACCAACATATTTATTGCGTTTAAGCGTATCTGCCCCAACATTAGAAGTCATAATGACGATCGTATTTCTAAAATCTACTACACGTCCTTTAGAGTCTGTTAGTCTTCCGTCTTCTAATACTTGCAGTAGGATATTGAATACATCTGGGTGTGCTTTCTCGACTTCATCGAGTAATACAACCGAATATGGCTTTCTTCTAACCTTTTCTGTTAATTGTCCGCCTTCTTCATATCCTACATAACCAGGAGGTGAGCCGACTAAACGGGAAGTAGAGTGCTTCTCCATATATTCAGACATATCAATACGAATCATCGCATCATCATCACCGAACATCGCTTCAGCCAATGTACGTGCAAGCTCTGTTTTACCAATACCTGTTGGGCCAAGGAATATGAATGATCCAATTGGGCGTTTTGGATCTTTTAATCCCGCACGAGCACGTCGTACTGCTTTTGATACGGCAACAACTGCTTCGTCCTGTCCAATTACTCTAGAATGAAGAATTTCTTCTAACTTCAATAACTTTTCAGTTTCAGATTCTGCCAATTTTGATACTGGAATACGAGTCCAGCTGGCAACAACCAACGCAATATCCTCTGTCGTTACTTCTGAATTCTCTTGTCCTTGCTTTTCTTTCCATGTCTTTTTTGTCTCTTCCAGTTGCTCACGTAGCTTTTGCTCTGAATCGCGTAGAGATGCAGCCTTTTCAAATTCTTGGCTTTGAACCGCCGCATCCTTCTCTTTTCTAACTTCATCAAGCTTTAATTCAAGCTCCTTTAAGTTAGGAGGTGTAGTATAGGAACGTAGACGTACCTTTGATGCTGCCTCATCAATTAGATCTATTGCTTTATCTGGCAGGAACCGATCTGTAATATAACGGTCAGATAGCTTTACAGCTTCTACAATTGCCTCATCTGTAATGGACACACGGTGATGTGCCTCGTACCGGTCACGAAGGCCCTTTAAGATTTGGATAGATTCTTCCAGGGTAGGTTCATCCACTTGAATAGGCTGGAATCTTCGCTCAAGTGCTGCATCTTTTTCAATATATTTACGATACTCGTCTAATGTTGTAGCACCAATACATTGAAGCTCCCCTCTGGCAAGTGAAGGTTTTAAGATGTTAGATGCATCAATAGCACCTTCCGCTCCACCTGCACCGATTAACGTATGGAGCTCATCAATGAATAAAATAATATTTCCGGCCTGACGAATTTCATCCATAACTTTCTTTAGACGATCTTCAAATTCCCCGCGGTACTTAGTCCCTGCCACAACTGTTCCCATATCTAATGTCATGACTCTCTTATCACGTAAAATTTCCGGTACTTCGTTGTTTACGATTTGTTGTGCTAACCCTTCAGCTATTGCTGTTTTACCTACACCAGGTTCACCAATTAACACTGGATTATTCTTCGTACGACGGCTAAGTACTTCTATTACACGTTGTATTTCTTTGCTGCGCCCGATAACAGGATCTAAGCTTCCTTCCCTAGCTATCGACGTTAAATCTCTTGCTAAGCTATCCAGAGTTGGTGTATTTGCGTGTACAGATGTACCACCTTGATGAGAACCTGAAGATGACTCATTACTGCCTAATAACTGTAGCACTTGTTGACGTGCTTTATTTAAGCTAACTCCTAGATTATTTAATACTCTTGCTGCCACACCTTCTCCTTCACGGATTAGGCCAAGCAAAATATGTTCTGTTCCAACATAAGAATGTCCAAGCTTACGTGCTTCATCCATAGATAGCTCAATTACTTTCTTTGCCCTAGGAGTATAGTGAATTGTTTGAGTTGCATCTTGTCCTCGACCAATTAACGTTTCGACTTCTTTTTGAATCTTCTCAGGGCTGAGACCTAAAGCCTGAAGTGCTTTTGCTGCGATTCCTTCTCCTTCACGAACCAAACCTAATAAAATATGTTCTGTCCCAATATTGTTA
Proteins encoded:
- a CDS encoding ATP-dependent Clp protease ATP-binding subunit; translation: MMFGRFTERAQKVLALAQEEAVRLGHNNIGTEHILLGLVREGEGIAAKALQALGLSPEKIQKEVETLIGRGQDATQTIHYTPRAKKVIELSMDEARKLGHSYVGTEHILLGLIREGEGVAARVLNNLGVSLNKARQQVLQLLGSNESSSGSHQGGTSVHANTPTLDSLARDLTSIAREGSLDPVIGRSKEIQRVIEVLSRRTKNNPVLIGEPGVGKTAIAEGLAQQIVNNEVPEILRDKRVMTLDMGTVVAGTKYRGEFEDRLKKVMDEIRQAGNIILFIDELHTLIGAGGAEGAIDASNILKPSLARGELQCIGATTLDEYRKYIEKDAALERRFQPIQVDEPTLEESIQILKGLRDRYEAHHRVSITDEAIVEAVKLSDRYITDRFLPDKAIDLIDEAASKVRLRSYTTPPNLKELELKLDEVRKEKDAAVQSQEFEKAASLRDSEQKLREQLEETKKTWKEKQGQENSEVTTEDIALVVASWTRIPVSKLAESETEKLLKLEEILHSRVIGQDEAVVAVSKAVRRARAGLKDPKRPIGSFIFLGPTGIGKTELARTLAEAMFGDDDAMIRIDMSEYMEKHSTSRLVGSPPGYVGYEEGGQLTEKVRRKPYSVVLLDEVEKAHPDVFNILLQVLEDGRLTDSKGRVVDFRNTIVIMTSNVGADTLKRNKYVGFNIQDENQDYKDMKGKVMEELKKAFRPEFLNRIDEMIVFHSLEKKHLKEIVTLMVQQLQKRLTEQQIDLVVTDSAIDKLAEEGTDLEYGARPLRRSIQKNVEDRLSEELLKGSIEKGQRVELAVEDNEFVVRTVEKTIV
- the radA gene encoding DNA repair protein RadA produces the protein MVKRKTKFTCQACGYESPKWMGKCPGCGAWNTLTEELEPSKSSRKLTFTASMNEGNAKPVKLKEVETIQEPRIKTDNNEFNRVLGGGIVRGSLVLIGGDPGIGKSTLLLQISSYLSSKDQGVLYISGEESVKQTKLRADRLRVSSDALYVLAETDLEFITKAIEELSPSFVVIDSIQTIYHPEVQSAPGSVSQVRECTAELMRLAKSKGIAIFIVGHVTKEGNIAGPRLLEHMVDSVLYFEGERHHSYRILRAVKNRFGSTNEMGIFEMKEEGLEEVQNPSEIFLEERSKGASGSTVVASMEGTRPVLVEIQALVSPTSFGNPRRMATGLDVSRVSLLMAVLEKRVGLLLQNQDAYLKVAGGVKLDEPAIDLAVAVSIASSFRDQVSSATDVLIGEVGLTGEVRRVSRIEQRVQEAAKLGFKRVIIPKKNMGNWSVPAGIEVIGVDHVGEALKVTLGG